The following coding sequences are from one Salvia hispanica cultivar TCC Black 2014 chromosome 3, UniMelb_Shisp_WGS_1.0, whole genome shotgun sequence window:
- the LOC125211122 gene encoding acyl-CoA-binding protein-like yields MGLREEFEEHAEKAKTLPENTSNETKLILYGLYKQATVGNVNTSRPGMFNMRDRAKWDAWKGVEGKSAEQAMNDYITKVKQLFEESGVSC; encoded by the exons ATGGGTTTGAGG GAAGAATTTGAAGAGCATGCTGAGAAAGCTAAGACCTTGCCCGAGAACACTTCGAACGAAACTAAGCTCATTCTGTATGGACTCTACAAGCAAGCCACAGTTGGAAATGTCAACACGa GTCGTCCTGGTATGTTTAACATGAGGGACAGGGCGAAGTGGGATGCATGGAAGGGTGTTGAAG GCAAATCTGCAGAGCAAGCCATGAATGACTACATCACCAAGGTGAAGCAGTTGTTTGAAGAATCTGGAGTTTCGTGCTGA